The Neoarius graeffei isolate fNeoGra1 chromosome 7, fNeoGra1.pri, whole genome shotgun sequence genome includes a region encoding these proteins:
- the LOC132888790 gene encoding scrapie-responsive protein 1-like, giving the protein MKVLFITIILLLGLHMGDAIPSNRWSCYKKIIKDRNCHDTGRERMRPIDSLQNHYWEGNECDMVCYCNLLELLCCPRAVFFGSKISFLIPCNTSETGL; this is encoded by the exons ATGAAAGTATTATTCATCACAATCATTCTCCTGCTCGGGTTACATATGGGAGATGCGATTCCATCGAACCGCTGGTCCTGCTACAAAAAGATCATAAAGGATAGAAACTGCCATGACACTGGACGAGAGAGGATGAGACCCATCGACTCGCTACAAAACCATTACTGGGAGGGCAATGAGTGTGACATGGTGTGTTACTGTAACCTCCTGGAGCTGTTGTGTTGCCCCAG GGCCGTCTTCTTCGGGTCGAAAATCTCCTTTCTGATCCCATGCAATACATCTGAAACTGGACTCTGA